A genomic window from Silene latifolia isolate original U9 population chromosome 11, ASM4854445v1, whole genome shotgun sequence includes:
- the LOC141614395 gene encoding uncharacterized protein LOC141614395 has protein sequence MFVIYSPKPDVAWSWKSICKLKVKFPLAFSTGVWSTTPPGYSVSSGYELIRTHYPRVPWSKYTWNVWSVPKHTFINWLIVREALRLKDKLFLLGISQDALCLVCGLADETHSHLFHQCHFIRRIMGMLCAKLHVSLPLTGTLAWVHSKPWSKIKKKVTIAWIQAAYYMVWIQRNKVFVEGTLAHPNRVVHDIVSMMKIRCTFWLQNVMSARDKDWIIMISS, from the coding sequence ATGTTCGTAATATACTCCCCTAAACCAGATGTTGCTTGGAGTTGGAAGTCTATCTGCAAACTTAAAGTTAAGTTCCCATTGGCTTTCTCTACTGGTGTATGGAGTACCACCCCTCCTGGGTATTCTGTTTCCAGTGGTTATGAGTTGATCAGGACTCATTACCCACGGGTCCCTTGGTCCAAATACACTTGGAATGTCTGGAGTGTGCCTAAGCACACCTTTATTAATTGGTTAATAGTCAGAGAGGCCCTGCGTCTGAAGGATAAACTATTTCTGTTGGGCATCAGTCAGGATGCTTTATGTTTGGTTTGTGGTTTGGCTGATGAGACTCATTCACATCTCTTCCATCAGTGCCATTTCATCAGAAGAATTATGGGGATGCTCTGTGCAAAGCTTCATGTTAGTCTTCCCCTCACTGGTACCTTGGCTTGGGTTCATAGCAAGCCATGGTCGAAGATTAAAAAGAAGGTTACTATTGCTTGGATTCAGGCGGCATACTACATGGTTTGGATTCAGAGAAACAAAGTCTTTGTGGAAGGCACCCTAGCTCATCCGAATAGGGTTGTCCATGATATAGTTAGCATGATGAAAATTCGTTGTACTTTTTGGCTTCAAAATGTAATGTCTGCTAGAGATAAGGATTGGATAATTATGATTAGCTCctaa
- the LOC141614396 gene encoding uncharacterized protein LOC141614396 — MPIEEDIVEKNDKQSDVIEPLWRNPKVMETTTNDSSNKRSEEKAKEVEKDPICLMIKCGEYTKHYKPLIDKIVQRIRNLGARKLSYAGRLVLVQSVLKALHNYWASILILPVGVFKRIEDICRNFLWIGGVDYLRSPLVSWGKICRAKNEGGLGLKCAIQWNKAAVGKLVWWLASKPDLLWVRWVNGVYIKGENWLEYAPTNNSSWSWRKICYVKSIYQESYQNLIWTMDQGNEYSIAKGYDTIRDKGERVQWNQFVWNKYTLPKHIFLSRIYMHKALNTKDKLCKFGISVNDTREICGLETETAAHLFFACVYSSRVRHLVGGLIGESIPTDVTTDWRRGLRGSGIRRDFIIAIINACIYGI; from the exons ATGCCAATTGAAGAAGATATTGTTGAGAAGAATGACAAGCAAAGTGATGTGATTGAACCACTGTGGAGAAATCCTAAGGTGATGGAGAcaactaccaatgactcatcaaatAAGAGAagtgaagagaaggctaaagaagTTGAGAAAGatcctatt tgtttgatgatcaagtgtggaGAATATACAAAGCACTATAAGCCTCTCATTGATAAAATAGTTCAGAGAATTAGAAATTTGGGAGCTAGAAAACTCTCATATGCAGGTAGATTGGTCCTAGTTCAATCAGTGCTCAAGGCTTTGCATAATTATTGGGCTAGTATTTTAATTCTACCTGTAGGAGTGTTCAAAAGAATTGAGGACATTTGTAGGAACTTCCTATGGATTGGAGGGGTTGACTATCTGAGGTCTCCTCTTGTCTCTTGGGGGAAAATTTGTAGAGCTAAGAATGAAGGTGGCCTTGGTCTGAAATGTGCTATTCAGTGGAATAAGGCGGCAGTTGGGAAATTGGTCTGGTGGTTGGCATCCAAACCAGACCTATTATGGGTCAGATGGGTTAATGGTGTGTACATAAAAGGAGAAAACTGGCTTGAGTATGCTCCTACTAATAACTCGAGTTGGTCATGGAGGAAGATATGCTATGTCAAGTCCATTTATCAAGAATCCTACCAAAATCTCATCTGGACCATGGATCAGGGAAATGAATATTCTATTGCTAAAGGGTATGACACTATCAGAGATAAAGGGGAGAGAGTTCAGTGGAATCAGTTCGTCTGGAATAAATATACACTGCCTAAACATATATTTCTTTCCAGGATTTACATGCATAAAGCTCTAAACACTAAGGATAAGCTTTGTAAATTCGGGATAAGTGTCAATGATACCCGTGAGATATGTGGTTTAGAGACTGAGACGGCTGCGCATCTATTCTTTGCATGTGTGTATAGCTCCAGAGTCCGTCATTTAGTAGGCGGATTGATTGGAGAAAGTATCCCAACTGATGTTACCACAGATTGGAGGAGAGGTTTGAGGGGTTCTGGAATTAGGAGGGACTTCATCATCGCCATCATTAATGCATGCATCTATGGCATCTAG